One segment of Brachypodium distachyon chloroplast, complete genome DNA contains the following:
- the rbcL gene encoding ribulose-1,5-bisphosphate carboxylase/oxygenase large subunit — MSPQTETKASVGFKAGVKDYRLTYYTPEYETKDTDILAAFRVSPQPGVPPEEAGAAVAAESSTGTWTTVWTDGLTSLDRYKGRCYHIEPVPGEDSQWICYVAYPLDLFEEGSVTNMFTSIVGNVFGFKALRALRLEDLRIPPTYSKTFQGPPHGIQVERDKLNKYGRPLLGCTIKPKLGLSAKNYGRACYECLRGGLDFTKDDENVNSQPFMRWRDRFVFCAEAIYKSQAETGEIKGHYLNATAGTCEEMMKRAVFARELGVPIVMHDYLTGGFTANTTLAHYCRDNGLLLHIHRAMHAVIDRQKNHGMHFRVLAKALRMSGGDHIHAGTVVGKLEGEREITLGFVDLLRDDFIEKDRARGIFFTQDWVSMPGVIPVASGGIHVWHMPALTEIFGDDSVLQFGGGTLGHPWGNAPGAAANRVALEACVQARNEGRDLAREGNEIIRAACKWSPELAAACEVWKAIKFEFAPVDTID; from the coding sequence ATGTCACCACAAACAGAAACTAAAGCAAGTGTTGGATTTAAAGCTGGTGTTAAAGATTATAGATTGACTTACTACACCCCGGAGTATGAAACCAAGGATACTGATATCTTGGCAGCATTCCGAGTATCTCCTCAACCTGGGGTTCCGCCCGAAGAAGCAGGGGCTGCAGTAGCTGCCGAATCTTCTACTGGTACATGGACAACTGTTTGGACTGATGGACTTACTAGTCTTGATCGTTACAAAGGACGATGCTATCACATCGAGCCTGTTCCTGGGGAAGACAGTCAATGGATCTGTTATGTAGCTTATCCATTAGATCTATTTGAAGAGGGTTCCGTTACTAACATGTTTACTTCCATTGTAGGTAACGTATTTGGTTTCAAAGCCCTACGTGCTCTACGTCTGGAGGATCTACGAATTCCCCCTACTTATTCAAAAACTTTCCAAGGCCCGCCTCACGGTATCCAAGTGGAAAGAGATAAGTTGAACAAGTATGGTCGTCCTTTATTGGGATGTACTATTAAGCCAAAATTGGGATTATCTGCAAAAAATTACGGTAGAGCGTGTTATGAGTGTCTACGTGGTGGACTTGATTTTACCAAAGATGATGAAAACGTAAACTCACAACCATTTATGCGCTGGAGAGATCGTTTTGTCTTTTGTGCCGAAGCTATTTATAAATCACAGGCGGAAACCGGTGAAATCAAGGGGCATTACTTGAATGCAACTGCGGGTACATGTGAAGAAATGATGAAGAGAGCTGTTTTTGCGAGAGAATTAGGTGTTCCTATTGTAATGCATGACTACTTAACTGGGGGATTCACCGCAAATACTACTTTGGCTCATTATTGCCGCGACAATGGCTTACTTCTTCACATTCACCGTGCAATGCATGCAGTTATTGATAGACAGAAAAATCATGGTATGCATTTCCGTGTATTAGCTAAAGCATTGCGTATGTCTGGGGGAGATCATATCCACGCCGGTACAGTAGTAGGTAAGTTAGAAGGGGAACGCGAAATCACTTTAGGTTTTGTTGATTTATTGCGCGACGATTTTATTGAAAAAGATCGTGCTCGCGGTATCTTTTTCACTCAGGACTGGGTATCCATGCCAGGTGTTATACCAGTAGCTTCAGGTGGTATTCATGTTTGGCATATGCCAGCTCTGACCGAAATCTTTGGGGATGATTCTGTATTACAATTTGGTGGAGGAACTTTAGGACATCCTTGGGGAAATGCACCTGGTGCAGCAGCTAATCGAGTGGCTTTAGAAGCCTGTGTACAAGCTCGTAACGAAGGGCGCGATCTTGCTCGTGAAGGTAATGAAATTATCCGAGCAGCTTGCAAATGGAGTCCTGAACTAGCCGCAGCTTGTGAAGTATGGAAGGCGATCAAATTCGAGTTCGCGCCGGTAGATACTATCGATTAA